A window of the Streptomyces sp. NBC_00299 genome harbors these coding sequences:
- a CDS encoding LLM class flavin-dependent oxidoreductase codes for MLHLGVTSHFYVGETSQDARRSLYPYYRAYLRPKTPGGRGRLIEADQFEAVTSPLGALMTGSPQEVIDKILTERELLSVDRFMGQIDFGGMPAGMVNDSIELLANEVAPAISKETAIDVATA; via the coding sequence GTGCTGCACCTCGGCGTCACCAGCCACTTTTATGTTGGCGAGACCTCGCAGGACGCCCGCCGCAGCCTCTACCCCTACTACCGCGCATACCTGCGGCCCAAGACACCCGGAGGCCGGGGCCGGCTCATCGAAGCCGACCAGTTCGAAGCCGTCACAAGCCCCCTGGGCGCGCTGATGACCGGAAGCCCGCAGGAAGTCATCGACAAGATCCTCACCGAACGCGAACTCCTCAGCGTCGACCGCTTCATGGGACAGATCGACTTCGGCGGCATGCCGGCCGGGATGGTCAACGACTCCATCGAACTTCTCGCCAACGAAGTCGCCCCCGCCATCAGCAAGGAGACCGCGATAGACGTTGCGACCGCCTGA
- a CDS encoding VanZ family protein: MIEAVFQHHLTFLAVAIAITLTAGLAAFLVSRRRTTVRRATLHGLWAASATGPATLTSWSGSGVLTYECAINTDLAAALTSTQGQLNIALFAPYGLFAALATRRPLFAAATGVLFTLTVETAQATLPFISRLCDTDDLITNALGACAGAALGAVILRRIPDGASTPQTTVRRTAAVLTPAVALIGVVWLLAIDPVRTQPPSQVPTASTAQVTALNKAVTKAFASAYRPTNAFYVDNGDGTASVSASLPGGGFAELSWPDREKFTAHFTPSAYGEGVHAYEIPGISHPITTPDEARKIATAYAGQYAPWATPGSKVTVRPIDDKVDIGWIVEWRRWKNDILMPMRLDIAIEPSGRIIDLIARNVADPALPQPKISEAKAWEIFDKHHELKPGQGQRQQPIYLAQRRDGQWRIHWLLSVRDGNALRSAVIDATDASVHDVATTQDQGGMPPQ, translated from the coding sequence TTGATCGAAGCCGTCTTTCAGCACCACCTGACCTTCCTCGCCGTAGCCATCGCGATAACCCTCACGGCAGGCCTCGCCGCTTTCCTCGTGTCCCGCCGCCGCACCACCGTCAGACGCGCCACGCTGCACGGTCTGTGGGCGGCCTCCGCCACCGGGCCCGCGACCCTGACAAGCTGGTCGGGCAGCGGGGTGCTCACCTATGAGTGCGCCATCAACACCGACCTCGCGGCAGCCCTGACCAGCACGCAGGGCCAGCTCAACATCGCGCTCTTCGCCCCCTACGGCCTGTTCGCCGCCCTCGCCACTCGCCGCCCTCTCTTCGCAGCCGCCACCGGCGTTCTGTTCACCCTGACCGTCGAAACCGCGCAGGCAACCCTCCCGTTCATCAGCCGCCTGTGCGACACCGACGACTTGATCACCAATGCCCTCGGCGCCTGTGCCGGAGCGGCCCTCGGCGCCGTGATACTGCGCCGTATCCCCGACGGCGCCTCCACACCACAGACAACCGTCCGCCGCACGGCAGCCGTTCTCACTCCGGCCGTAGCCCTGATCGGCGTCGTATGGCTGCTCGCCATCGATCCCGTCCGCACACAGCCCCCCAGCCAGGTCCCCACCGCAAGCACCGCCCAGGTGACAGCGCTCAACAAAGCAGTCACCAAGGCCTTCGCATCGGCATACCGGCCGACCAACGCCTTCTACGTCGACAACGGCGACGGAACGGCCTCCGTGTCTGCCTCCCTGCCCGGCGGCGGCTTCGCCGAACTGTCCTGGCCCGACCGCGAGAAGTTCACCGCCCACTTCACCCCGAGCGCCTATGGCGAAGGCGTCCACGCCTACGAGATCCCCGGCATCAGCCACCCCATCACCACCCCCGACGAGGCCAGGAAGATCGCCACCGCCTACGCAGGCCAGTACGCCCCGTGGGCCACCCCCGGTTCAAAAGTCACGGTGCGCCCGATCGACGACAAGGTCGACATCGGCTGGATCGTCGAATGGCGCCGCTGGAAGAACGACATCCTGATGCCGATGCGCCTCGACATCGCCATCGAACCGTCCGGACGCATCATCGACCTCATCGCACGCAACGTCGCAGACCCCGCCCTGCCCCAGCCGAAGATCAGCGAAGCGAAGGCCTGGGAGATCTTCGACAAACACCACGAGCTCAAGCCCGGTCAGGGACAGCGCCAGCAGCCCATCTACCTCGCACAGCGCCGTGACGGCCAGTGGCGTATCCACTGGCTGCTGTCAGTCCGCGACGGCAACGCCCTGCGTTCAGCGGTCATCGACGCCACCGACGCAAGCGTCCACGACGTCGCCACCACCCAAGACCAGGGCGGCATGCCGCCCCAATGA
- a CDS encoding glycoside hydrolase domain-containing protein has protein sequence MSRHRLSKRGRYIAWATTGVVVVAGAGIAAQTSMAAPSWPAQKTYTGRAFDTCTAPSLAAMKAWKTGFYGAVAVYIGGKNRGCAQPNLTASWVKSVSAAGWKLIPLYVGAQPPCQTSRNPERFTASTAASLGASNAKDAVAKATALGMKPGSPIYLNMESYDITNKECNDATLTYVRSFTKTLRAKTYRAGLYGFSSSSAKAIATAKDRTDLPGNLWYALWNNKNTTTADWPWDPNLYTNHSRAHQYMVNSKETRGGHTITVDRNAWDAPVALTG, from the coding sequence ATGTCCAGACACCGGCTGTCCAAGAGGGGCCGATACATAGCGTGGGCCACGACGGGTGTCGTCGTAGTCGCCGGCGCCGGGATCGCGGCGCAGACCTCCATGGCCGCCCCGAGCTGGCCTGCGCAGAAGACGTACACAGGCCGGGCGTTCGACACCTGCACAGCCCCTTCCCTTGCCGCGATGAAGGCCTGGAAGACCGGCTTCTACGGCGCCGTCGCGGTCTACATCGGAGGGAAGAACCGCGGCTGCGCCCAGCCCAACCTCACCGCGTCCTGGGTGAAGTCGGTCAGCGCCGCCGGCTGGAAGCTGATCCCGCTCTACGTCGGAGCCCAGCCGCCCTGCCAGACCAGCAGGAACCCGGAAAGATTCACCGCGTCCACGGCCGCTTCCCTCGGGGCGAGCAACGCCAAGGACGCCGTCGCCAAGGCGACCGCACTCGGCATGAAGCCCGGCAGCCCTATCTACCTCAACATGGAGTCGTACGACATCACGAACAAGGAGTGCAACGACGCCACCCTGACGTACGTGCGCTCCTTCACCAAGACCCTGCGGGCCAAGACATACCGCGCCGGCCTCTACGGCTTCAGCAGCTCAAGCGCCAAAGCCATCGCCACCGCGAAGGACCGGACCGACCTCCCGGGCAACCTCTGGTACGCGCTGTGGAACAACAAGAACACCACCACCGCCGACTGGCCCTGGGACCCCAACCTGTACACCAACCACAGCCGCGCCCACCAGTACATGGTCAACAGCAAGGAGACCCGCGGCGGCCACACCATCACCGTCGACCGCAACGCCTGGGACGCCCCGGTCGCCCTCACCGGATGA
- a CDS encoding DNRLRE domain-containing protein: MDVDVDLQEMADGGVEPVAHPERLRLAGRTGTPARSLAAARQSKPVDLVTLGEGDQQIRLQWKGGLPEPRLDGTRAEYVNAVPGADVVVEATRTGFEQFVEIKKRPAADGYSYTMPLQAKGLKVKQLADGGVLFTDRKNRKQAVMPAPVMWDATVDERSGEHTRRVPVAMKVVKKGSGVDLVVTPDAKFLADPKTKFPVTVDPSTSALSNVFDTYVQQGETVDLSTDTELDWGNPGTTNGDGTPRTAQSFISWNSTPLQDALVSSAKLSLWNFHSGNSDCKVYPWEVWASGAASTSSRWTNRPTMTAKKASSTETRGNAACSTQPDGWINADVTTLVQEWASAKATRGHMGLRAASESVAAQWKRVNSANAASNPPKLVVNYNFRPKTGTKQEAGPPFFSYSGSYLVNTATPTLRDTFVDADGDKVNGTFQIFDNATNTQVGDVIVSKYVPSGSAASVTVPSGVLAHGKTYKFRTSPYDGTHYNNGWSAWKTFTVDTAAPSAPSAITSTDYPSGQWVKGAGQAGTFTVTPPTADHNWLEWSLDGVTWTKVATGGASTAKNISVTPPKNGTHTLQVRSVDKADNKSEAREYTFHAGPGGFLQPSEGERTARRLPLVAEAEAGKYDKVSFSWRRSEADAWVAIPAGDVTSGGTALTAWPVPLAGGKNAPLVWNTTSTVSPDGTIQIKADFTGPNSASSSTAALTVVVDRNADGAAATETGPGSLNLLTGDYTLSETDASFFDMSVTRTASSRTPDQGAKQEGQSAIFGKEWVAGTAAEMTESDYTHVRKVSSTAVAVVTAEGDALHFTANAAKTGWIPEPGAEDLVLKGSVSSTFTLSDTEGTVTTFTKPAAEATTWQVSSTLLDGLSNSTTKVISETVTVDGTTLARPKRIIAPTSAATAATCESTPSAKGCRVLEFVYATSTTATGTESDAQFGDFTGQVKQLRLWATQPGATQATATAVTSYRYDSLGRLRQSWDPRIGQQAETQYAYHEGRITWMEPPGELPYTFTYGNAGSGTAPGDGMLLKVSRPALKQGTAGTVEGEAVTSIVYGVALTGTKAPHQMGTTDAAAWGQLDTASDATAVFPADLLPASHDGANLTSGSYSRATVHYLNASGRQVNTAAPGKSITTTEYDRFGNPVRELTAGNRELALGATDAHKDTLTDLGIISRPASERAHLLSTTSLYDDNGTRELEEFGPLHRVDLGEALKDGTTELVEAGTSVPARTWTVKEYDSGRPTDGTATVKDQVTLEITGARVRDYYSVMGEKRVTETQYDWVKGMPTLTIQDAGGLNLTTSTGYDTQGRVTSQSLPGSTGNDAATRITEYWTADGTGSCKGRPEWADQICWTGPAGAITGGGTHPANLPDTTTEYDYYGQPTTVTDTANGQTRTATTTYDDAGRPETTRVTGTLGQPVPETTTEYDPVTGKVTKVTSPSGGTITKTYDKLGRNISYTDADAGKTTTEYDKLDRPVKTSDTVPSTVTYTYDHTAEPRGLVTKTSDSVAGDFAATYDADGSLTTEKLPGGYTLNVTEDPTGATTTRAYTRDSDNISVYTDTVTENTHGQATSHQGWSAQKYTYDKAGRLTGVDDTVGEVCTRRAYTFDKRSNRSALATTTAASASACTSTGATTTSYTYDSADRLVNSGYTYDAFGRTTALPGSTISYYTNDLAYQQTSSGKRQTWQLDAALRFRSWKVETGSGTTWTQTASKTNHYDGDGDNPRWITEDTTTGAVTRNIESTSGDLAATTSKTGDTVLQLTTVHGDVALQLPLDTTKAPTALDNDEYGNNRPGQEATRYNWLGAKQRSTETLTGLTLMGARLYNPTTGRFLSLDPVYGGGANPYGYPADPINQYDLDGKRWRWVKRGWGYVKKGYNKFRYVAKNSRIKCRWPYANGGGGCSFFWKKKQTFRVDIHPVKDKHGKRKWYSWFPHYHRAPGMKRHRPWDPAYNNKGKKLPWWKRF; encoded by the coding sequence GTGGATGTCGATGTTGATCTGCAGGAGATGGCCGACGGTGGTGTCGAGCCGGTCGCGCATCCGGAGCGGCTGAGGCTGGCGGGTCGTACGGGTACGCCGGCGAGGTCGCTGGCGGCGGCGCGTCAGTCGAAGCCGGTGGACCTGGTGACGCTGGGCGAGGGTGATCAGCAGATCCGGCTGCAGTGGAAGGGCGGTCTGCCCGAGCCGAGGCTGGACGGCACGCGCGCGGAGTATGTCAACGCGGTGCCGGGTGCCGACGTCGTGGTCGAGGCGACCCGCACCGGTTTCGAGCAGTTCGTGGAGATCAAGAAGCGTCCCGCGGCGGACGGTTACTCCTACACGATGCCGCTGCAGGCCAAGGGCCTGAAGGTGAAGCAGCTGGCGGACGGCGGTGTGCTGTTCACGGACCGCAAGAACCGCAAACAGGCTGTCATGCCCGCGCCAGTGATGTGGGATGCGACCGTCGATGAGCGGTCGGGGGAGCACACGCGCCGGGTGCCGGTGGCGATGAAGGTCGTCAAGAAGGGTTCCGGGGTCGATCTGGTGGTCACGCCGGACGCGAAGTTCCTCGCGGACCCGAAGACCAAGTTCCCCGTCACGGTGGACCCTTCGACGTCGGCGCTGAGCAACGTCTTCGACACCTACGTGCAGCAGGGCGAGACGGTCGACCTGTCCACCGACACCGAGCTGGACTGGGGCAACCCGGGCACCACCAACGGTGACGGCACGCCGCGCACGGCGCAGTCGTTTATCTCGTGGAATTCCACGCCGCTGCAGGACGCGCTGGTCTCCAGCGCGAAGCTGAGCCTGTGGAACTTCCACTCGGGCAACTCCGACTGCAAGGTGTATCCGTGGGAGGTGTGGGCCTCCGGCGCAGCGTCCACCTCCAGCCGTTGGACCAACCGTCCGACGATGACGGCGAAGAAGGCGAGCTCCACCGAGACCCGCGGCAACGCCGCCTGCTCCACCCAGCCGGACGGCTGGATCAACGCCGACGTCACCACGCTGGTGCAGGAGTGGGCGTCGGCGAAGGCCACGCGCGGCCACATGGGTCTGCGAGCCGCGAGCGAGTCGGTGGCGGCGCAGTGGAAGCGGGTCAACTCCGCGAACGCGGCGTCCAATCCGCCGAAGCTGGTGGTGAACTACAACTTCCGGCCCAAGACGGGAACCAAGCAGGAGGCCGGCCCGCCGTTCTTCTCCTACAGCGGCTCCTACTTGGTGAACACGGCCACGCCGACGCTGCGCGACACGTTCGTCGACGCTGACGGTGACAAGGTCAACGGCACCTTCCAGATCTTCGACAACGCCACCAATACGCAGGTCGGCGATGTCATCGTGTCCAAGTACGTGCCCTCCGGGTCGGCGGCTTCGGTGACCGTGCCGTCCGGGGTGCTGGCCCATGGCAAGACCTACAAGTTCCGCACCAGCCCCTACGACGGGACGCACTACAACAACGGCTGGTCGGCGTGGAAGACGTTCACGGTCGACACCGCCGCCCCGTCCGCCCCGTCGGCGATCACGTCGACGGACTACCCGAGCGGGCAGTGGGTCAAGGGCGCCGGGCAGGCAGGCACGTTCACCGTCACGCCGCCGACGGCCGATCACAACTGGCTGGAGTGGTCGCTGGACGGCGTGACCTGGACCAAGGTCGCCACCGGCGGCGCTTCGACGGCCAAGAACATCAGCGTCACCCCGCCGAAGAACGGCACCCACACGCTGCAGGTCCGCTCGGTGGACAAGGCCGACAACAAGTCCGAGGCAAGGGAGTACACCTTCCATGCCGGCCCGGGCGGGTTCCTCCAGCCGTCCGAGGGCGAGCGCACCGCGCGCCGGCTGCCGCTGGTGGCCGAGGCCGAGGCGGGCAAGTACGACAAGGTGTCGTTCTCCTGGCGCCGTTCGGAGGCCGACGCCTGGGTGGCCATCCCAGCCGGTGACGTCACCTCGGGCGGGACCGCTCTGACCGCCTGGCCGGTGCCGCTGGCCGGGGGCAAGAACGCGCCACTGGTATGGAACACCACCAGCACCGTCTCCCCCGACGGAACCATCCAGATCAAGGCCGACTTCACCGGCCCGAACTCGGCGTCCTCGAGCACGGCTGCGCTGACCGTAGTCGTGGACCGCAACGCCGACGGCGCCGCAGCCACCGAGACCGGTCCTGGTTCGCTGAACCTGCTCACCGGTGACTACACCCTGTCGGAGACTGACGCGTCGTTCTTCGACATGTCGGTGACCCGCACGGCGTCCTCCCGCACTCCCGACCAGGGCGCCAAGCAGGAGGGCCAATCGGCCATCTTCGGCAAGGAGTGGGTGGCCGGCACCGCAGCGGAGATGACCGAGTCCGACTACACCCACGTGCGGAAGGTCTCCAGCACCGCGGTGGCGGTGGTGACCGCAGAGGGTGACGCTCTCCACTTCACCGCCAACGCCGCCAAGACCGGCTGGATACCCGAGCCCGGTGCCGAGGACCTGGTCCTGAAGGGCAGCGTGAGCTCGACCTTCACTCTGTCCGACACCGAGGGCACGGTGACCACGTTCACCAAGCCCGCCGCAGAGGCCACGACCTGGCAGGTGTCCAGCACCCTGCTGGACGGGCTGTCGAACTCCACCACCAAGGTGATCTCCGAGACGGTCACGGTGGACGGCACCACGCTGGCCCGCCCCAAGCGGATCATCGCGCCCACGTCGGCCGCCACCGCGGCGACCTGCGAGAGCACCCCATCGGCCAAGGGCTGCCGAGTGCTGGAGTTCGTCTACGCGACGTCCACCACGGCCACCGGCACCGAAAGTGATGCCCAGTTCGGCGACTTCACCGGCCAGGTCAAGCAGCTCAGACTGTGGGCCACCCAGCCGGGCGCGACCCAGGCCACCGCGACTGCCGTTACCTCCTACCGCTACGACTCGCTGGGCCGGCTCCGCCAGTCCTGGGACCCGCGGATCGGGCAGCAGGCAGAGACCCAGTACGCCTACCACGAGGGCCGCATCACCTGGATGGAGCCACCCGGCGAACTGCCCTACACCTTCACCTACGGCAACGCCGGCAGCGGCACCGCCCCCGGTGACGGCATGCTCCTGAAGGTCTCCCGCCCCGCGCTCAAGCAGGGCACCGCCGGCACGGTGGAGGGTGAGGCGGTCACCAGCATCGTCTACGGCGTTGCGCTGACCGGGACCAAGGCCCCCCACCAGATGGGCACTACGGACGCGGCCGCCTGGGGCCAGCTCGACACGGCCAGCGACGCCACCGCCGTTTTCCCGGCCGACCTGCTTCCTGCCTCCCACGACGGAGCAAACCTGACGTCCGGCAGCTACAGCCGGGCGACCGTCCACTACCTCAACGCCTCCGGCCGCCAGGTCAACACCGCAGCGCCGGGCAAGTCCATCACCACCACCGAGTACGACCGGTTCGGCAATCCGGTCCGTGAACTGACCGCCGGCAACCGCGAACTCGCGCTCGGCGCCACGGACGCGCACAAGGACACCCTGACCGACCTGGGCATCATCTCCCGGCCGGCTTCCGAGCGGGCCCACCTGCTGTCGACCACCTCGCTCTACGACGACAACGGAACCCGTGAACTCGAGGAGTTCGGGCCGCTGCACCGCGTCGATCTCGGCGAGGCCCTCAAGGACGGCACCACCGAGCTGGTCGAGGCCGGCACCTCCGTGCCCGCCCGCACCTGGACGGTCAAGGAGTACGACAGCGGCCGTCCCACCGACGGCACCGCCACCGTCAAGGACCAGGTGACCCTGGAGATCACCGGCGCCCGGGTTCGCGACTACTACTCGGTCATGGGTGAAAAGCGGGTCACCGAAACCCAGTACGACTGGGTCAAGGGCATGCCCACCCTCACCATCCAGGACGCCGGCGGCCTGAACCTGACCACCTCGACCGGCTACGACACCCAGGGCCGGGTCACCTCGCAGTCGCTGCCCGGCTCCACGGGCAACGACGCTGCGACCCGTATCACCGAGTACTGGACAGCCGACGGCACCGGATCGTGCAAGGGCCGCCCCGAGTGGGCCGACCAGATCTGCTGGACCGGACCGGCCGGCGCCATCACCGGCGGCGGCACCCACCCGGCCAACCTGCCCGACACCACCACCGAATACGACTACTACGGGCAGCCCACCACGGTCACCGACACCGCCAACGGCCAGACCCGCACCGCCACCACCACCTACGACGACGCCGGACGCCCGGAGACCACCAGAGTCACCGGCACCCTCGGCCAGCCCGTCCCGGAGACGACGACCGAATACGACCCGGTCACCGGCAAGGTCACCAAGGTCACCTCCCCCAGCGGCGGGACCATCACCAAGACCTACGACAAGCTCGGCCGGAACATCTCCTACACCGACGCCGACGCAGGAAAGACCACCACCGAGTACGACAAGCTCGACCGTCCGGTCAAAACCAGCGACACCGTCCCCTCGACGGTGACCTACACCTACGACCACACGGCCGAACCCCGCGGACTGGTGACCAAGACCAGCGACTCCGTCGCCGGTGACTTCGCTGCCACCTACGACGCCGACGGATCCCTCACCACCGAAAAACTCCCCGGCGGCTACACCCTGAACGTCACCGAGGACCCCACCGGCGCCACCACCACACGCGCCTACACCCGCGACAGCGACAACATCAGCGTCTACACCGACACTGTCACCGAGAACACCCACGGTCAGGCCACCAGCCACCAGGGCTGGTCCGCGCAGAAGTACACCTACGACAAGGCCGGACGCCTCACCGGCGTCGACGACACCGTCGGTGAAGTCTGCACACGCCGCGCCTACACCTTCGACAAGCGCTCCAACCGCTCCGCCCTGGCCACAACCACCGCGGCATCCGCCAGCGCCTGCACCTCCACCGGCGCCACGACCACCAGCTACACCTACGACAGCGCCGACCGTCTCGTGAACTCCGGCTACACCTACGACGCGTTCGGCCGCACCACCGCCCTGCCCGGCAGCACCATCAGCTACTACACCAACGACCTCGCCTACCAGCAGACCTCGAGCGGCAAGCGCCAGACCTGGCAGCTCGACGCCGCCCTGCGCTTCCGCTCCTGGAAGGTCGAAACCGGCAGCGGCACCACCTGGACACAGACCGCGTCCAAGACCAACCACTACGACGGCGACGGCGACAACCCCCGCTGGATCACCGAGGACACCACCACCGGAGCCGTGACCCGCAACATCGAGTCCACCTCCGGCGACCTCGCCGCCACCACCAGCAAGACCGGAGACACGGTCCTGCAGCTCACCACCGTCCACGGCGATGTCGCCCTCCAGCTCCCGCTGGACACCACCAAGGCACCCACCGCCCTGGACAACGACGAATACGGCAACAACCGACCCGGACAGGAAGCCACCCGCTACAACTGGCTCGGAGCCAAGCAGCGCTCCACCGAGACCCTCACCGGCCTCACCCTCATGGGCGCCCGCCTCTACAACCCCACCACCGGACGCTTCCTCTCCCTTGACCCCGTCTACGGCGGAGGCGCCAACCCCTACGGCTACCCCGCAGACCCCATCAACCAGTACGACCTCGACGGCAAAAGGTGGCGCTGGGTCAAGCGAGGCTGGGGCTACGTCAAAAAGGGCTACAACAAGTTCCGCTACGTTGCGAAGAACTCGCGGATCAAGTGCAGGTGGCCGTACGCAAACGGGGGAGGAGGCTGCTCCTTCTTCTGGAAGAAGAAGCAGACGTTCCGCGTTGACATCCACCCTGTGAAGGACAAGCACGGCAAGCGCAAGTGGTACTCCTGGTTCCCTCATTACCACAGGGCACCGGGAATGAAGCGCCACCGTCCGTGGGACCCTGCCTACAACAACAAGGGCAAGAAGCTGCCCTGGTGGAAGCGGTTCTGA